In a genomic window of Styela clava chromosome 7, kaStyClav1.hap1.2, whole genome shotgun sequence:
- the LOC120328401 gene encoding uncharacterized protein LOC120328401 has product MAKFFICFITICSLCNVGQCLNTGNCDIKITFDSDVDMDGDGQNIPTMIRSYHVTSPMACISDCCNDESCTNVAYSLSGARDESEFNCILYECKDYECPTKSSMGRYVYDINPKGQETESTSSTIAESASAKTPTALTPTVASNSNYMTFTKETFATTAVETKTTSKISPTTGIMMPLTSSITTAPTYTTTILRSTAEIPTSTLLEGVSVSLNSTLSGSDMLSRPQSPPQTTSTFILPTPTSVELPSVVASTKLPHPLLSDDSTSTRQPISTTKNVVPTVETGSPTTISTKTATTKGKFETVSIYEITTDASGFSVGNNQTTMYISPFRHSYGILITFAVFGLMILLTTIYVISTRLQESLKNYRYRHYRKVEYLMNDHRWHA; this is encoded by the exons ATGGCAAAATTCTTTATTTGTTTCATCACTATTTGTTCATTATGTAATGTCGGACAATGTCTTAATACCGGGAATTGTGACATAAAGATCACATTCGATTCTGATGTTGACATGGATGGAGATGGTCAAAATATTCCCACAATGATAAGATCCTATCATGTAACTTCACCAATGGCGTGTATCTCAGATTGCTGCAATGATG aatCATGTACGAATGTCGCATACTCTCTGTCTGGTGCACGAGATGAATCAGAATTCAATTGCATTCTATACGAATGCAAGGACTACGAATGCCCCACGAAATCTAGTATGGGAAGATACGTTTACGATATCAACCCGAAAGGGCAAGAGACTGAGTCAACGTCTTCAACTATTGCTGAGTCAGCATCTGCCAAAACGCCAACTGCTTTAACTCCAACGGTTGCTTCAAATAGTAACTATATGACATTCACAAAAGAAACCTTTGCGACAACAGCTGTGGAGACTAAGACTACATCTAAAATTTCGCCAACCACGGGAATCATGATGCCTCTGACGTCTTCTATTACAACAGCTCCCACATACACCACCACAATCCTACGATCAACCGCTGAAATACCGACGTCTACTTTACTGGAAGGTGTCTCAGTTTCATTGAATTCTACGTTATCGGGAAGCGATATGTTATCTCGACCACAATCTCCACCTCAGACCACTTCTACTTTCATCTTACCTACCCCGACGAGTGTAGAATTGCCCTCGGTAGTTGCAAGTACCAAATTACCACACCCACTGTTGAGTGACGACTCAACATCGACAAGACAGCccatttcaacaacaaaaaacgtAGTTCCCACAGTGGAGACAGGATCCCCTACCACCATTTCAACAAAGACTGCTACCACAAAAGGGAAATTTGAAACCGTTTCTATCTACGAAATAACTACAGATGCATCTGGGTTTAGTGTGGGCAACAACCAAACAACGATGTACATTTCGCCGTTTCGTCATAGCTACGGAATACTTATAACTTTTGCAGTATTTGGACTCATGATTTTACTAACAACAATTTATGTAATATCGACTAGATTGCAAGAGAGTTTGAAGAATTATCGTTACAGACATTATCGAAAGGTTGAGTATCTTATGAACGATCACCGGTGGCATGCTTGA
- the LOC120328793 gene encoding uncharacterized protein LOC120328793, producing the protein MTARLVGRRLFATRSVAEEFKGNMYQLIGGEPSPYTGKVRSYLIHKKIKFERVQATLEIYSGFIKPQVGWTVIPVLVAPNRDVIQDSTDIINYLEKRHPEPSIIPEGPRQKIAAKLLELLADEWLVQPAMHYRWAFPESMPFIKQEFGRMIMPKESHESQRHIAESGYGKFKGMLPGLGITEKTGPEIERSWKRLMYELSEHFDKHPYLLGGRPCIGDFAFGGMIYAHLFRDPVPGFLMKTTAPVLSAWCEHMNGILPEANRNNIHTLENGFPVRENHDSSVTDFCENDEIPESLMPILKHMMSEFAPILLSTKINLMDYIKNNVTSENRKLPRLIGTHQYTIGDVTESRSINPFNIWMWQQVTDTYQSLSKDEKSSVDSWLSSLPHGQDIVAADLSHCRVAREKNFLHVDPSSFTMSKL; encoded by the exons ATGACGGCAAGACTTGTTGGTCGAAGGCTTTTTGCAACTAGGTCTGTTGCCGAAGAGTTCAAGGGCAATATGTATCAGCTCATTGGCGGGGAGCCTTCCCCTTATACTGGAAAAGTACGCTCGTATCTCATTCATAAGAAAATAAAGTTTGAACGAGTCCAAGCAACGCTTGAA ATTTACAGCGGTTTCATCAAACCGCAGGTTGGTTGGACGGTCATTCCAGTGTTGGTGGCACCTAATAGGGATGTTATTCAGGATTCAACAGACATTATTAATTATCTTGAGAAGAG GCATCCAGAGCCATCAATCATTCCTGAGGGACCAAGGCAAAAAATTGCTGCTAAACTTCTTGAGCTTCTTGCTGACGAATGGCTTGTACAACCGGCCATGCATTACAG ATGGGCATTCCCAGAAAGTATGCCGTTCATAAAACAAGAGTTTGGGCGGATGATTATGCCAAAAGAAAGTCATGAAAGTCAAAGACATATTGCGGAGTCAGGATATGGGAAGTTCAAAGGAATGCTGCCTGGTCTTGGTATTACAGAGAAAACTGGTCCAG aaatTGAGAGAAGTTGGAAAAGATTAATGTATGAACTTTCTGAGCATTTTGACAAACATCCATATCTGCTAGGAGGTAGACCATGTATTGGGGATTTCGCATTTGGTGGAATGATCTATGCTCATCTGTTTAGAGACCCAGTACCAG GTTTTTTGATGAAAACCACTGCACCAGTTTTGTCAGCTTGGTGTGAACATATGAATGGCATATTACCTGAGGCAAACAGGAATAATATTCACACATTAGAGAATGGTTTCCCAGTTCGAGAGAATCATGATTCAAGTGTAACTGATTTCTGCGAAAATGATG AAATACCAGAATCCCTCATGCCAATTTTGAAACACATGATGAGTGAATTTGCCCCTATATTgttgagtacaaaaataaatttgatggaTTATATTAAG AATAATGTTACATCGGAGAATCGGAAGCTCCCTAGACTCATAGGAACTCATCAGTATACAATTGGTGATGTCACCGAAAGTAGATCG ATAAATCCGTTTAACATATGGATGTGGCAACAAGTTACAGATACTTATCAGTCGCTGTCAAAAGATGAAAAATCGTCTGTAGATAGTTGGCTGTCTTCATTACCTCACGGTCAAGATATTGTTGCTGCTGACCTCAGCCACTGTCGAGTCGCAAGAGAAAAGAATTTTCTGCATGTGGATCCTTCATCTTTTACAATGTCaaaattatga